AATTGCTGGGTGCTCGTTCTATACACAAGCATCTTTAACGCAGCAGCAATTAGCGCAGTTTGCAAGTGACACGCATTTTGAATTTGCGGTAGAAAATAACTTCAGTAATGGTGCAGAGGGCTTTAGCGGTGCTATAACACTGACTAACAACTCAAAAGTTGATCTACCAAAAGGGCAAAGCGATTGGCAAATCTACTTGCACTCAGTACGTCATATTTCAACGGAAACAGCTGAAGGTCTGCGCTTTGAGCATATTAATGGCGACCTCCATCGTATAACCCCTACTAATTCGTTCGCTGGTTTAAAAGCGGGTGAAAAACTCAAATTAGCTTTTGATGCTTCAGCTTGGGTTGCTGCATACAGCGATTTTATGCCGCGTGCTTTTATTGTCTCAGGTAAAAATAAGCCGGTCATTTTTGCAAATACTGATACCGAAGACATGACGCAGTTTGTTGCGCCATTTGAGCGTGAGAACCAGCTGAAAAGATACAATACACCTACTGATTACACGCAGATAGCTAACGCAGCGCTGCGTTTTGAACGTAATCAAAGCAATGTTTCGGTCTCAAAAGAAGATGCGCTAAGACGTATCATTCCAAAGCCTGAGCATATCGACTTTAACCGTGGTGAAATTGCCCTTAACAACAACTGGCAGATCCGCTTTGCGGGACGCTTAAAGTCAGAAGTCGCTGTTTTTCAGGAAGACTTATCAGAATATGGGTTGGATTTAAAAGCTGAAGCAAATCATGTGCCTGAAGGGAATATCCCAACGATCCGCCTTAAAGTTGCGAAAAGTCTAGGGCGCGATTATGACTACAACCAAGCCGGGTCATATACATTAGATATTGATGATGATGTGATTGAAATCACGGGTATTGATAACGCAGGTGTGTTTTACGGTATTCAAAGTTTGCTTGCGCTATTTCCTGCCGATAGTAAAAATGAAATTACCTTGTCTCACGTAGAGATCAAAGACTCTCCGCGTTTTAGCTGGCGTGGTATGCATTACGACAATGCCCGTAACTATCATGGTAAAGATGCGTTATTTAAGTTAATTGAACAGATGGCGCGCTATAAGTTAAATAAGTTCCACTGGCACTTTTCAGATGATGAAGGTTGGCGCTTGGAGATCCCTGGGCTTCCTGAGTTGACGGAAGTTGGCGCTTTCCGTTGTTTTGACTTACAAGAGCGTGAGTGCTTACTGACTCAGTTGGGCACAGGCCCTTTCAAAACGGGAAGTGGAAATGGTTACCTTTCTCGCGAGGACTTTGTCGAGTTACTTAAATTTGCTACTGCGCGTCATATTGAGATCATTCCAGAAATCGAAAGCCCCGGGCATGCTCGTGCTGCGATTAAGTCGATGGAAGCGCGTTATCACAAATTGATGGAAGCGGGTAAAGCGCAAGAGGCCAAAGCCTATCTTCTGAACGATATTGATGACACTTCAAAGTATCTAACCGTACAACTCTACACAGATAACTCTATTAATGTTTGCTTGGACTCAAGCTATGCCTTTATAGAAAAGGTGGTATATGAGCTGCAGGAAATGTATCGCGATGCTGGTACTATGCTAACGACAGTCCATTTTGGTGGCGATGAGGTTGGAAAGGGCTCATGGACTGAGTCACCTGCATGTAATGAGTTATTTGCGGTAGCCGACAATGGGGTCGCTGGACCCAATGATTTAAAACCATACTTTACTCAAAAAGTAGCAAAACTGCTTGCTAAGCGTGGGATTACCCCTGCCGCTTGGGAAGATGGTTTAATGTATAACACTACGACGACCTTTAAACGTGATGAATTCCCAAATCCGCAGTTTTTGGTAAATACTTGGGATAACATTTGGGAGTGGGGAGTTGCAGACAGAGCTCACCGTTTTGCAAACAACAATTACCAAGTTATTTTGTCTCACGGTACTCATTTGTACTTTGATCACCCTTACGAAGCGCACCCTGAAGAGCGCGGCTATTATTGGGCAACTCGTTATACAGATACGAAAAAAGCATTTTCATATATGCCAGATAATATTTATGCGAATGCGGACTTCACGCGAAACCGTGAGCCTATCGTGAATCTAGAAGCCTTAGTTGGTCGAGAGTTACCGGCGCTTAAGAGACCGCAAAATATTCTTGGTATGCAAGGGCAAATATGGAGTGAGACCATTCGCTCGGAAGACCAAGTGTTACGATTGATTTTCCCTCGTTTGCTTTCGCTTGCAGAGCGCGCTTGGCATAAAGCGGATTGGGAAGGGCGTCGTATTAACCAAAAAGAGCTAAACAAAGACTTCTCAACCTTCGCTGCAGCCCTGTCTTTAAAAGAGATTGCAAAGTTACAGAATGATGGCATTAAGCCAAACCTTCCGGTTCCAGGTGCTAAGGTGGTGTTGGGGAAACTTGAAGCGAATAGTGCGTTTCCTTATCTGGCAATAGAAGTGAGCGTAGACAATGGTGAATCTTGGCAGCCTTATACTGATCAGATGAGTGTCTCAGATGAAAGTAAGGTATTGTTGAGAACGCGAGCCGGAGAAAAAAATACGAGCCGTGTCACAGGGTTGAAATAAACCCTCGTATTCAGTTTATCGCAAAAAAGGGCAATGGCCCTTTTTTGGTGATAATTTTGCTCAAATTCTAACTGGTAATGAAATAGATTTTAACGTAAAGTTAAATGTCAGCGCTGTCATTTTTCTGGATCTATGCCAAATTGAGCACATAAAGCGCAAAAATAATAATCCAAATTAACTTTGTACATTGCTGATTTTGCTTCAAAACTGCAATGTACCCCTAGCAACAAGAAGAGTTTTATGGAAGCGACAGTGGATAAAGAACAACTCGCCAAACAAAGCGTCTGGCTACCTATGACACTCGCAGGGTCAATGTTTTTCATATTGGGCTGCATTACTTGGTTAAATGGGGCTATTACGCCATTCTTACAACAGATGTTGGAGCTATCACCGCTCCAAGCTTCATTTATCATTTCTTCTTTCTATATTGCAGTGACGATCGCTGGTATCCCATCAGCGATGCTGATCAAAAAAGTCGGTTACAAAAATGGTATGGCTATCGGTTGCGCGATTATGGCTTTATCTGCATTGATGTATATTCCTGCTGCAAAAATGCAAATGATCGAAATCTTCCTATTTGCTCAGTTAATGATAGGTGTTGGTCAAACTGTGTTGCAAACTGCTGTAAATCCATATGTGGTAAAAATGGGCTCTGAAGAATCAGCGGCTGTACGCGTATGTATTATGGGTTTACTCAATAAGTCTGCGGGTGTAATCGTACCTATCGTATTTGCAGCTGTTGTGGTCAGCGGTGTAGTAAATGAAGGTGAAGCACTGTCACAAGTTCAAAAGGACGCGATGGCAAACAGCTTGATTGCCCCATATATGAGTATCGCAGGTTTAATCTTCTTATTTGCTTTATTTGCAAAAGTATCACCACTTCCAGATCTCGTATTTGAAGAAGAAGCTTCAACAGGTAAGGGTGAAGTAAAAGAAGCGCTTAGTCATCCTCACTTAGCGCTAGGCGTTATTGGTATTGCGTTATATGTTGCAGTTGAAGTTATTGCCGCCGATACGATTGGTTCATATGCATTACAGTTAGGGATTGCTGATTACTCTGTGATGACGTCATATACCATGGGCTGTATGTTAATCGGTTATGCGATCGGGATCGCGACTATTCCACGCTTTATGTCACAGCAAACTGCGCTCGTGATGTCAGCTATTGTAGGTATAATCACCGTTTTTGCTGTTGTTTTAGGCAGTAATGAGTCATACTTCCTATCGAATATACTATTGGTACCTTTTGGTGGACCTCACTTACCAGATCCGCTATTGTGTATTGCGTTGTTGGGTTTTGCTAATGCCATGGTATGGCCTGCAATTTGGCCTTTAGCACTTGATGGCTTAGGGCGCTTAACAGGCACTGCATCAGGCCTACTTATTATGGGTATTGCCGGTGGCGCACTTGGACCATTGCTTATCGGTTTAGGCAACGTTGCTGGACTAGGTGCTCAAGGTGCGTACAGTTTAATGCTACCTAGCTACTTATTCATTCTCTTCTATGCATTGAAGGGTCATAAAATGAGAAGCTGGAAGTAATACAGAATTTCTATGTATGTAGAAATAATCCCGTGTGTGATGCCACCTGAATAAGGTGGCATTTTTTATGCCTAAATCACTCCGTTATCTGCAAAACCGGCTTAATGCTGAGATCTTATTCGCGATATAAAATCGCCGCTACGCAGATGTCTGGTGCTTGTTGCTTGTTGTTTGGTGTTGGTCGTGTAGGAGCTACTTTATGTAGCGAGGGTTTAATTCTTATTCACGATATAAAATCGCCGCTACGCAGATGTCTGGTGCTTGTTGCTTGTTGTTTGGTGTTGGTCGTGTAGGAGCTGCTTTATGCAGCGAGGGTTTCATTCTTAAGTCGCGATATAAAATCTCAGCAATGCTGATCTTTGGTGCTTATTGTTTGATGTTGGTCGTGTGGGAGCTACTTTATGTAGCGTGGGTTTCATTCTTAAGTCGCGATATAAAATCTCAGCAATGCTGATCTTTGGTGCTTATTATTTGATGTTGGTCGTGTAGGAGCTACTTTATGTAGCGAGGTTTTCATTCTTAAGTCACGATATAAAATCGTTGCTATGCAGATCTCTATCGTGCAGGAGCTCTGTATACGCAAAAAGATAAAATGAAAATAAATACATAGAAAGAATGGGGCGACTGATGGGACTTGAACCCACGACAACCGGAATCACAATCCAGGGCTCTACCAACTGAGCTACAGCCGCCACTAAAGACTTGAACACCTCGTGTGGTGTGGCGCGCATAATACATAAGTTTTTATCAAATGCAAAGGGAAATATAGAAAAAACTTAATAAAAGATTTTTTTGGAGATTATTTCTACATACAGCAAATATTCATATATCCTATGTATGATCCAGCCGATCTAATGATAAATAACTGCTTAATATAAAAAGGGGGATGAGTATGGAAGCTATTTGGAAGTGGGTTAATGAGAACTCAGATTTAATCTTACACTATGTGCTTCAAGGCGTTATAGCACTAATAATTTTCTTCGTTGGCTTAAAACTTGCCAAGCTCAGTGCTAATCTTACCGAAAAAGCATTTGGTAAGCGCAAGGTAGATAAAGCAGTAGGCTCATTTGTTGCCAATATTGCTTATGCGATTGTGTTTGCTGCGACATTGCTTATGGCATTGTCTCAAGTCGGTATCGAAACCACCTCATTCATCGCTATTCTAGGTGCAGCAGGTTTGGCAGTTGGTCTTGCACTACAAGGTTCACTGTCTAATTTTGCCTCTGGCGTATTGATCATCATGCTGCGTCCATTCAAGTCAGGTGACTATATTGAAGCAGGCGGTAAAGCGGGTAGCGTACAAAAAATAGAAATCTTCTCTACAGAGCTTCGCACCCCTGATAACAAAG
This genomic interval from Pseudoalteromonas galatheae contains the following:
- a CDS encoding family 20 glycosylhydrolase; protein product: MRIKTTLLGAIIAGCSFYTQASLTQQQLAQFASDTHFEFAVENNFSNGAEGFSGAITLTNNSKVDLPKGQSDWQIYLHSVRHISTETAEGLRFEHINGDLHRITPTNSFAGLKAGEKLKLAFDASAWVAAYSDFMPRAFIVSGKNKPVIFANTDTEDMTQFVAPFERENQLKRYNTPTDYTQIANAALRFERNQSNVSVSKEDALRRIIPKPEHIDFNRGEIALNNNWQIRFAGRLKSEVAVFQEDLSEYGLDLKAEANHVPEGNIPTIRLKVAKSLGRDYDYNQAGSYTLDIDDDVIEITGIDNAGVFYGIQSLLALFPADSKNEITLSHVEIKDSPRFSWRGMHYDNARNYHGKDALFKLIEQMARYKLNKFHWHFSDDEGWRLEIPGLPELTEVGAFRCFDLQERECLLTQLGTGPFKTGSGNGYLSREDFVELLKFATARHIEIIPEIESPGHARAAIKSMEARYHKLMEAGKAQEAKAYLLNDIDDTSKYLTVQLYTDNSINVCLDSSYAFIEKVVYELQEMYRDAGTMLTTVHFGGDEVGKGSWTESPACNELFAVADNGVAGPNDLKPYFTQKVAKLLAKRGITPAAWEDGLMYNTTTTFKRDEFPNPQFLVNTWDNIWEWGVADRAHRFANNNYQVILSHGTHLYFDHPYEAHPEERGYYWATRYTDTKKAFSYMPDNIYANADFTRNREPIVNLEALVGRELPALKRPQNILGMQGQIWSETIRSEDQVLRLIFPRLLSLAERAWHKADWEGRRINQKELNKDFSTFAAALSLKEIAKLQNDGIKPNLPVPGAKVVLGKLEANSAFPYLAIEVSVDNGESWQPYTDQMSVSDESKVLLRTRAGEKNTSRVTGLK
- the nagP gene encoding N-acetylglucosamine MFS transporter NagP, with the protein product MEATVDKEQLAKQSVWLPMTLAGSMFFILGCITWLNGAITPFLQQMLELSPLQASFIISSFYIAVTIAGIPSAMLIKKVGYKNGMAIGCAIMALSALMYIPAAKMQMIEIFLFAQLMIGVGQTVLQTAVNPYVVKMGSEESAAVRVCIMGLLNKSAGVIVPIVFAAVVVSGVVNEGEALSQVQKDAMANSLIAPYMSIAGLIFLFALFAKVSPLPDLVFEEEASTGKGEVKEALSHPHLALGVIGIALYVAVEVIAADTIGSYALQLGIADYSVMTSYTMGCMLIGYAIGIATIPRFMSQQTALVMSAIVGIITVFAVVLGSNESYFLSNILLVPFGGPHLPDPLLCIALLGFANAMVWPAIWPLALDGLGRLTGTASGLLIMGIAGGALGPLLIGLGNVAGLGAQGAYSLMLPSYLFILFYALKGHKMRSWK
- a CDS encoding mechanosensitive ion channel family protein, with protein sequence MEAIWKWVNENSDLILHYVLQGVIALIIFFVGLKLAKLSANLTEKAFGKRKVDKAVGSFVANIAYAIVFAATLLMALSQVGIETTSFIAILGAAGLAVGLALQGSLSNFASGVLIIMLRPFKSGDYIEAGGKAGSVQKIEIFSTELRTPDNKVIVMPNSSIMSGAIVNYSREKTRRIDLVIGVGYDADLREAKAVLKSVLDNEPRILKEPAYNVAVLELADSSVNFVVRPWVKTEEYWPTYFTLVENIKIALDEADITIPFPQMDVHLHKDQ